The proteins below are encoded in one region of Bremerella sp. P1:
- a CDS encoding PfkB family carbohydrate kinase, whose protein sequence is MTDSTASRSPLILGEVLFDHFPDGRQVLGGAPFNVAWNVHGMGFSPCMVSAIGNDDPGQQVLQAMQNWGMSADQIQTVEDKPTGAVEVTLKGSEPVFDILKDRAWDYIQPPAIEDYSKYSYLYYGSLAYRSEQTAATIRQIIDQSKLPRFVDLNVRPPWFDMSWVSELVDGADWLKLNHDELHRLTQMPCDTRDDVRKAVDKFRTAHKVANFCITSGSKGAFLAISDGNGIEVAVTQPNPLVDTVGAGDGFASVLLAGLISGRPLRQVGDAASRFAGKVCENHGATCQDKSFYENVFS, encoded by the coding sequence GTGACAGATTCGACCGCAAGTCGCTCGCCATTGATTCTTGGGGAAGTGCTTTTCGATCACTTCCCGGATGGCCGCCAGGTTCTCGGCGGCGCTCCTTTTAATGTTGCCTGGAATGTCCATGGCATGGGCTTCAGTCCCTGCATGGTTTCGGCAATCGGTAACGATGACCCCGGGCAGCAGGTCCTTCAGGCAATGCAGAACTGGGGTATGTCGGCCGACCAAATTCAAACGGTCGAAGACAAGCCAACTGGTGCTGTGGAAGTTACTTTGAAGGGAAGTGAGCCGGTCTTCGACATTTTGAAAGATCGGGCCTGGGACTACATCCAGCCCCCGGCGATCGAAGACTATTCCAAGTATTCGTATCTGTATTACGGAAGTCTCGCGTATCGCAGCGAACAAACCGCCGCGACCATTCGCCAGATCATCGATCAAAGCAAGTTACCGCGCTTTGTCGATTTGAATGTCCGACCGCCATGGTTCGATATGTCGTGGGTGAGCGAACTGGTCGATGGAGCGGATTGGCTGAAATTGAACCATGACGAACTCCATCGACTCACTCAGATGCCCTGCGACACACGGGATGACGTTCGAAAAGCAGTTGATAAGTTCCGTACGGCGCACAAAGTCGCCAATTTCTGTATCACATCTGGCTCGAAGGGTGCTTTTCTTGCCATAAGCGATGGCAATGGCATCGAAGTTGCAGTCACACAACCCAATCCTCTCGTCGACACGGTCGGCGCTGGGGATGGATTCGCGTCAGTCCTTCTCGCCGGATTGATATCGGGCCGCCCACTGCGACAGGTTGGCGATGCGGCGTCCCGATTCGCAGGGAAAGTATGCGAGAACCATGGGGCAACTTGCCAAGACAAGTCGTTCTATGAAAACGTCTTCAGTTAA
- a CDS encoding HAD-IIB family hydrolase translates to MKIALISLHGLIRAKDAELGRDADTGGQVKYVLELAAELAKQPGVTEVELLTRQIIDDRVSDDYAQVEEPICENAKIVRIPFGPKRYIRKESLWPYIEFFVDQTLAHFRRAGLPDLIHGHYADAGLAGAQLARLLHIPFVFTGHSLGRVKQERLVAKGKSQEDLERRYKLAQRIEAEEVALETASMVVASTNQEVELQYEKYENYQPDRMEVIPPGVNLQSFAPPSSKDDEYPIGPQIERFLRDPSKPPLIAMARPDERKNLEMLVRVYGQSERLQELSNLVLIMGTRENLKDLAPAQRRIVEQILGRIDDYDLYGSVSYPKMHTPSDVPDIYRWCTQRRGVFVNPALTEPFGLTLLEAAAAGLPIVATNDGGPRDIVANCHNGLLVDPLDPEAIEKSLLRMLTEPKQWDDWSEKGMAGAKKHYSWANHAKRYWRDINDILDHSAEPVLARNTKVRRMPNFDRLVITDLDNTLTGDEGALRELLDTIREHDYIGFGISTGRRLDSAMELIEEMNLPRPDLICAGVGTELYYGENLTADRTWRKQIGLHWTPDAIRALFEGVDGIYVQKDFQQSEFKISFDVDTKVAPSIPQIKRMLREAGIRARVVFSRNMYLDILPNRGGPGVAVRHVLYKWGFSPEKVLVAGDSGNDEGMLKGRTLGVVVGNYSPELEKLRDWPRIYFAEGHHARGILEGINYYQFLDNITIPNDRHE, encoded by the coding sequence ATGAAGATCGCTCTGATAAGCTTACATGGCTTAATCCGCGCTAAAGATGCCGAACTCGGTCGCGACGCGGATACGGGCGGCCAGGTCAAGTATGTCCTGGAATTGGCCGCGGAACTGGCCAAGCAGCCCGGTGTTACTGAAGTTGAACTTCTCACACGGCAAATTATCGACGACCGCGTTTCTGACGATTACGCCCAAGTCGAAGAACCGATTTGCGAGAACGCGAAGATCGTTCGTATCCCGTTCGGTCCGAAACGATACATCCGCAAAGAATCGCTTTGGCCTTATATCGAGTTCTTTGTCGATCAAACGCTCGCTCACTTTCGCCGAGCCGGTTTGCCAGACCTCATTCACGGTCACTATGCCGATGCGGGGCTAGCCGGAGCACAGCTTGCCCGGTTGCTGCACATCCCGTTCGTTTTCACTGGGCACTCGCTCGGTCGCGTCAAGCAGGAACGGTTGGTAGCCAAGGGGAAGTCGCAAGAAGACCTCGAACGCCGCTATAAGCTCGCGCAGCGAATCGAAGCGGAAGAAGTCGCTTTGGAAACGGCTTCGATGGTGGTGGCCAGTACCAACCAGGAAGTCGAACTGCAGTACGAGAAGTACGAGAACTATCAGCCGGATCGGATGGAGGTCATCCCTCCCGGCGTAAATCTTCAATCATTCGCGCCGCCATCCTCAAAAGACGACGAGTACCCGATCGGCCCGCAGATCGAACGTTTTCTGCGAGATCCAAGCAAGCCGCCGCTGATCGCGATGGCACGTCCTGACGAGCGAAAGAACTTGGAAATGCTCGTCCGTGTTTACGGCCAGAGCGAGCGTTTGCAGGAGCTTTCGAACCTGGTACTGATCATGGGCACGCGTGAGAACCTGAAGGATCTCGCTCCGGCTCAACGCCGCATCGTCGAGCAAATCCTGGGGCGAATCGACGATTACGACCTATACGGTTCGGTCTCGTACCCCAAGATGCACACACCTAGCGACGTGCCGGATATCTATCGTTGGTGTACCCAGCGGCGCGGTGTCTTCGTCAACCCGGCGCTCACCGAGCCGTTCGGTTTGACGCTGCTCGAAGCAGCCGCCGCAGGTTTGCCGATTGTTGCGACCAACGATGGTGGGCCAAGAGATATCGTGGCGAATTGTCACAACGGTTTGCTCGTCGATCCACTTGATCCTGAAGCAATCGAGAAGTCGCTGCTGCGGATGCTGACCGAGCCCAAGCAGTGGGATGACTGGTCTGAAAAGGGGATGGCGGGTGCCAAGAAGCACTACTCGTGGGCCAACCATGCCAAGCGGTATTGGCGCGACATCAACGATATTCTCGACCACTCGGCCGAGCCCGTGCTGGCGCGTAATACCAAAGTTCGGCGGATGCCTAACTTCGATCGCCTGGTCATTACCGACCTGGACAACACGCTGACCGGTGACGAAGGGGCGCTTCGCGAATTGCTCGATACGATTCGCGAGCATGACTACATCGGCTTCGGCATCTCGACCGGGCGACGTCTCGACAGTGCGATGGAATTGATCGAAGAGATGAACCTGCCCCGTCCTGACTTGATTTGCGCCGGTGTCGGTACGGAACTTTACTATGGTGAAAACCTCACCGCCGACCGGACTTGGCGCAAGCAGATCGGTCTGCACTGGACACCTGACGCAATACGTGCTCTGTTTGAGGGCGTGGATGGAATCTATGTGCAGAAGGACTTCCAGCAGTCTGAATTTAAAATCAGCTTCGACGTCGACACGAAAGTCGCTCCGAGTATCCCTCAGATCAAACGAATGTTGCGAGAAGCGGGGATTCGTGCCCGCGTGGTTTTCTCGCGAAACATGTATCTAGACATCCTGCCCAATCGTGGGGGACCTGGCGTCGCTGTGCGGCATGTCCTCTATAAATGGGGCTTTTCGCCGGAAAAAGTGCTGGTGGCCGGCGATAGCGGCAACGACGAGGGAATGCTCAAGGGGCGTACGCTTGGAGTGGTTGTAGGGAATTATAGCCCTGAACTCGAGAAGCTACGGGACTGGCCGCGGATCTATTTCGCGGAAGGCCATCATGCACGAGGTATCCTGGAGGGAATTAACTACTATCAGTTTCTAGACAACATCACGATACCCAATGATCGTCACGAGTAG
- a CDS encoding alpha-amylase family glycosyl hydrolase: MIVTSRNGQPDHLQTEAEISLKRLLPRLEAFWSEEDVASGLAREFTQRLVAQWPRLFRLLFTLYHKRYDFFYHLEEIMFTAARGWKQRSPELREQDDHRSNDPTWFQSEHMVGGALYVDLFSENLSKLRECIPYFKDLGLTYVHLMPLFAVRPGDNDGGYAISNYRSVDPRLGTIDDLRQLADEFREAGVCLCLDFVFNHTSDDHYWAQHAQAGDIEYQQYYYCFPDRTVPDQYERTLREIFPTVRRGNFTWHDGMQRWVWTTFNSFQWDLNYGNPAVFRAMLEEMLFIANTGVDILRLDAVAFIWKQMGTNCENRPEAHLLIQAFNCLAGIAAPGLVFKSEAIVHPDEVVKYIGVEECQISYNPTLMALLWESLATRSTRLLKKSLSHRHRLPHGTSWVNYLRCHDDIGWTFDDEDAAQLGINGYDHRQFLNNFYTGQFPGSFARGVPFQHNPTTGDMRISGTLASLAGLEQAIEFHDPKLIEMSVRRMCLLYGITLSIGGIPLLYLGEEWGMLNDYDFVQDPAKAGDTRWIHRPKMKWEYLQNFHQEVEDQNGSIRGKIFRSIQRLISLRKNLPSLAGQQMELIPVDNPHVLGFVRHFEGNRILILANFTEEEQHVPANNVRTGGLGRFFQDLISEQEIATHEDLVMQPYGLLWLERI; this comes from the coding sequence ATGATCGTCACGAGTAGGAATGGACAGCCTGACCACCTGCAGACTGAGGCAGAGATTTCGCTCAAGCGACTTCTGCCGCGTTTGGAGGCATTTTGGTCAGAGGAAGACGTTGCCAGCGGTCTAGCGCGTGAATTCACACAGCGTTTAGTCGCTCAATGGCCGCGGTTGTTTCGCCTGCTCTTCACGCTGTATCACAAGCGATATGACTTCTTCTACCACCTGGAAGAAATCATGTTTACGGCGGCACGCGGTTGGAAGCAACGTAGTCCTGAGCTGCGCGAACAAGACGACCACCGCTCCAACGATCCGACCTGGTTTCAGTCAGAACACATGGTGGGTGGTGCGCTCTATGTCGATCTCTTTTCCGAGAATCTCAGCAAGCTTCGCGAGTGCATTCCGTACTTTAAAGACCTCGGCCTGACCTACGTTCACTTGATGCCGCTGTTTGCGGTTCGTCCTGGCGACAACGACGGTGGCTATGCGATCAGCAACTACCGTAGTGTCGATCCGCGTTTGGGCACGATTGATGATCTGCGTCAACTGGCCGACGAGTTCCGCGAAGCAGGCGTTTGTCTTTGTCTCGACTTTGTCTTCAATCACACGTCAGACGATCACTACTGGGCCCAGCACGCCCAGGCTGGCGATATCGAGTATCAGCAGTATTACTACTGCTTTCCCGACCGGACCGTTCCCGATCAATATGAACGCACCCTGCGAGAGATCTTCCCGACCGTTCGACGTGGCAACTTCACCTGGCATGACGGGATGCAGCGCTGGGTCTGGACGACGTTCAACAGCTTTCAGTGGGACCTGAACTACGGTAACCCGGCGGTCTTTCGGGCAATGCTTGAAGAGATGCTCTTCATTGCCAACACCGGCGTCGACATCCTTCGGCTGGATGCCGTGGCGTTCATTTGGAAGCAAATGGGCACCAATTGCGAGAACCGTCCTGAAGCTCACTTGTTGATTCAGGCCTTCAATTGCCTGGCAGGGATTGCGGCACCAGGGCTGGTCTTTAAGTCCGAAGCCATCGTTCATCCGGACGAAGTGGTGAAGTATATCGGAGTGGAAGAGTGTCAAATCTCCTACAACCCGACGCTCATGGCTTTGTTGTGGGAATCGCTGGCCACGCGTAGCACGCGTCTGCTGAAGAAGTCGTTGAGCCACCGTCATCGATTACCGCATGGAACATCGTGGGTGAACTACCTGCGCTGTCACGACGATATCGGCTGGACCTTCGACGATGAAGACGCGGCTCAGTTGGGCATCAATGGCTACGACCATCGACAATTCTTGAACAACTTTTACACCGGACAATTCCCTGGATCATTTGCCCGCGGCGTTCCGTTTCAGCACAACCCAACTACCGGCGACATGCGGATTTCGGGAACGTTGGCATCACTGGCCGGCCTCGAGCAAGCCATCGAGTTCCACGATCCTAAATTGATCGAAATGTCGGTCCGGCGCATGTGCCTGCTGTATGGCATCACGCTGAGCATCGGGGGCATTCCGCTTCTGTATCTCGGCGAAGAGTGGGGCATGCTCAACGATTACGATTTCGTGCAGGACCCGGCGAAAGCCGGAGACACACGCTGGATCCATCGCCCCAAGATGAAGTGGGAATACCTGCAAAACTTCCATCAGGAAGTCGAGGATCAGAACGGGTCGATTCGCGGAAAGATCTTCCGTTCGATCCAGAGATTGATCTCGCTGAGGAAGAACCTGCCGTCGCTGGCCGGGCAGCAGATGGAGCTGATCCCGGTCGATAATCCCCACGTGCTGGGCTTCGTCAGGCACTTTGAGGGAAATCGTATCTTGATCCTGGCTAATTTCACGGAAGAAGAGCAGCACGTCCCCGCCAACAACGTCCGCACGGGGGGGCTCGGACGCTTCTTCCAGGATCTGATCAGCGAGCAGGAAATTGCGACGCATGAAGATCTCGTGATGCAGCCGTACGGTCTCTTGTGGCTGGAACGAATCTAG
- a CDS encoding transglutaminase family protein, whose translation MAILTALHHSTKYKYDRKIGVGAQTIRLRPAPHCRTPIHSYSLRINPKPHFLNWQQDPHGNFAARVVFPEPVDHFQVDVDLIAEMTVINPFDFFLEPDAEDFPIIYKEPLKTDLAPFLEQEPHGPLLTEYLKGVDVTPRRIVDFLVDINQRLQNDIAYTVRMEHGVQSPEETLEKRLGSCRDSAWLLVQMLRHFGLAARFASGYICQLTPDIKSLDGPSGPEKDFTDLHAWTEVFLPGAGWVGLDATSGLFAGEGHIPLACTPSPITAAPVSGSHEPCEVEFEFDMKITRFHEDPRVTKPYTDEEWDEIQALGHEVDKHLERVGITMTMGGEPTFVSIDDMEGDEWNTAAVGPTKRGLADKLMRKLFKRFGEGGFLHYGQGKWYPGESLPRWAFRCYWRHDGEPIWNDQSLLAEDGMNYGHDSDLAMQFARRLAEQLGVEPNHANYAYEDAFYYTWMERRLPVNVDIHDSKLEDEEERKRIAKVFEQGITSPVGVVLPVRYLWWAAQPGWESGEWHVRSDELFLIPGDSAMGLRLPLKSLIYETEGQAAALFPLDPMTETTPLPSYAEFMARRTPAMVGGDSGKPWSMKTTGGDTYRSPSRPQGMSGQSLESDGFFGPGDWGDNGGPNPMNQLVRTAICVEPRNGCLHVFMPPVDRMEGYLELLTAVEAVAAELSSPVIIEGYLPPHDDRVNHLSVTPDPGVIEVNVHPANSWQELVDITTGVYEDAHHTRLGTEKFNRDGTHTGTGGGNHVVLGGPTPAESPFLKRPDILRSLIGYWHNHPSLSYLFSGNFIGPTSQAPRVDEGRRDALYELKIAFEQIPDKGQFSPWLVDRVFRNLLVDITGNTHRAEFCIDKLFSPDSSSGRRGLLEFRAFEMPPHARMSLTQQLLLRSLMARFAEHPYKMPLVDWDTSLHDRFMLPHFNYQDFEDVIEETKDAGFELEAYWFLPHFEFKFPKIGEFSHRGVQVELRKAIEPWYVLGEESGQGFTARYVDSSLERMQVKVRGAIPGRHFVMCNGRKIPLHPTGTEQEFVAGVRYRAWQPPSCLHPTIPVDEPLTIDLYDSWFQRSLGGCRYHVGHPGGNNPEAFPVNAFEAESRRGGRFEKMGHTPGYVELPPDESSTEFPFTLDLRRGKTKHL comes from the coding sequence ATGGCGATTCTGACGGCCCTTCATCATTCGACCAAGTACAAGTACGATCGCAAGATCGGCGTCGGGGCTCAGACTATTCGTTTGCGTCCGGCACCACACTGCCGCACGCCCATCCACAGTTATTCCCTGCGAATCAATCCAAAACCGCACTTCCTGAACTGGCAGCAGGACCCACACGGTAACTTCGCCGCTCGCGTTGTCTTCCCGGAACCGGTTGACCACTTCCAGGTCGATGTCGATCTGATTGCCGAAATGACGGTGATCAACCCGTTCGACTTCTTCCTCGAACCGGATGCGGAAGACTTTCCGATCATCTACAAGGAACCGCTCAAGACCGACCTAGCGCCTTTCCTGGAACAGGAACCGCATGGTCCGCTGCTGACCGAATACCTGAAGGGTGTCGATGTTACCCCACGGCGCATCGTCGACTTCCTGGTCGATATCAACCAGCGATTGCAGAATGACATCGCTTACACGGTGCGTATGGAGCACGGCGTCCAGAGCCCGGAAGAGACTCTTGAAAAGCGTCTCGGGTCGTGTCGTGACTCGGCCTGGCTGTTGGTGCAAATGCTGCGTCACTTCGGGCTCGCCGCTCGCTTCGCTTCAGGCTACATCTGCCAATTGACGCCAGACATCAAGTCGCTCGATGGTCCTTCCGGTCCGGAAAAAGACTTCACCGATTTGCATGCCTGGACCGAGGTCTTCCTGCCGGGTGCCGGTTGGGTTGGTCTCGACGCGACGTCGGGGCTCTTCGCCGGGGAAGGTCACATTCCACTGGCATGTACACCGTCGCCAATCACCGCGGCACCTGTCTCGGGAAGCCACGAGCCATGCGAAGTCGAATTTGAATTCGACATGAAGATCACACGGTTCCACGAAGATCCACGTGTGACCAAGCCGTACACCGACGAAGAGTGGGACGAGATTCAAGCCCTCGGTCACGAAGTTGACAAGCACCTGGAACGGGTCGGCATTACGATGACCATGGGTGGCGAGCCAACCTTCGTTTCCATCGACGATATGGAAGGGGACGAGTGGAACACGGCTGCCGTTGGGCCGACCAAGCGTGGCCTGGCCGACAAGCTGATGCGTAAGCTGTTCAAGCGATTCGGCGAGGGCGGTTTCCTGCATTATGGTCAAGGTAAGTGGTACCCTGGCGAATCATTGCCACGATGGGCGTTCCGCTGCTACTGGCGTCACGATGGCGAGCCGATCTGGAATGATCAATCGCTCTTGGCCGAGGACGGCATGAACTACGGCCACGATAGTGATCTGGCGATGCAGTTCGCACGTCGTCTGGCCGAACAACTCGGTGTCGAACCAAACCATGCTAACTACGCCTATGAAGATGCGTTCTATTACACCTGGATGGAACGTCGCCTTCCGGTGAATGTCGATATCCACGATTCTAAGCTGGAAGACGAGGAAGAACGTAAGCGAATCGCTAAGGTCTTCGAGCAGGGGATTACGTCGCCGGTTGGTGTCGTTCTACCGGTTCGTTACCTGTGGTGGGCCGCTCAGCCTGGTTGGGAAAGTGGCGAATGGCACGTGCGTAGTGACGAGCTGTTCCTCATTCCCGGTGACTCGGCGATGGGCTTGCGATTGCCGCTCAAATCGCTGATCTACGAAACCGAAGGTCAGGCTGCCGCGCTCTTCCCATTAGATCCGATGACGGAAACAACTCCGCTTCCATCGTATGCCGAGTTCATGGCGCGTCGCACGCCGGCGATGGTCGGAGGCGACTCCGGCAAGCCGTGGTCTATGAAGACCACGGGTGGCGATACTTACCGCAGCCCATCACGCCCTCAGGGCATGAGCGGACAGAGCCTGGAGTCGGACGGCTTCTTTGGCCCCGGTGACTGGGGCGACAATGGTGGTCCGAACCCCATGAATCAACTGGTTCGTACGGCCATTTGCGTCGAGCCACGCAATGGCTGCCTGCATGTCTTCATGCCGCCGGTCGATCGCATGGAAGGCTATCTCGAATTGCTGACGGCGGTGGAAGCCGTTGCCGCCGAATTGAGTTCGCCGGTGATCATCGAAGGCTACCTGCCTCCACACGATGATCGCGTCAATCACCTGAGTGTGACGCCTGACCCCGGCGTGATCGAAGTCAACGTCCACCCAGCCAACAGTTGGCAAGAACTGGTCGACATTACGACCGGCGTTTACGAGGACGCCCACCATACTCGGTTGGGAACCGAAAAGTTCAACCGCGATGGTACCCATACCGGTACTGGCGGTGGTAACCACGTGGTGCTTGGTGGCCCGACTCCAGCGGAAAGTCCGTTCCTGAAGCGACCCGACATTCTGCGAAGCCTGATTGGCTATTGGCACAATCATCCATCGCTTTCCTATCTGTTTAGTGGTAATTTCATCGGCCCCACGAGTCAGGCGCCACGCGTCGACGAAGGACGCCGAGATGCGCTGTACGAACTGAAGATTGCCTTCGAGCAGATCCCCGATAAGGGGCAGTTCTCGCCTTGGTTGGTCGACCGTGTCTTCCGCAACTTGCTGGTGGACATTACCGGAAATACCCACCGTGCCGAGTTCTGCATCGACAAGCTATTCTCCCCGGATAGCAGCTCGGGGCGACGTGGTTTGCTGGAATTCCGTGCTTTCGAGATGCCTCCCCACGCTCGAATGAGCCTCACCCAGCAACTGCTGCTGCGGTCGTTAATGGCTCGTTTTGCTGAGCATCCGTATAAAATGCCTCTGGTCGATTGGGATACGAGTCTGCATGACCGATTCATGCTGCCGCATTTCAATTACCAAGACTTTGAAGACGTAATCGAGGAGACGAAGGACGCCGGATTCGAGCTGGAAGCATATTGGTTCCTCCCTCACTTTGAGTTCAAATTCCCTAAAATTGGGGAATTCTCTCATCGAGGTGTCCAGGTCGAGCTTCGCAAAGCGATCGAACCTTGGTACGTCCTGGGTGAAGAATCTGGGCAAGGTTTTACCGCCCGATATGTCGATTCGTCGCTGGAACGGATGCAGGTCAAAGTTCGCGGAGCGATCCCAGGCCGGCACTTTGTGATGTGTAACGGACGTAAGATTCCGCTACATCCAACAGGAACCGAGCAGGAATTCGTCGCTGGCGTGCGGTATCGGGCCTGGCAGCCGCCAAGTTGCCTACATCCCACGATTCCGGTCGATGAACCCCTGACGATCGACCTGTACGACTCATGGTTCCAGCGAAGTTTGGGAGGTTGTCGCTATCACGTAGGACATCCAGGGGGGAATAATCCCGAAGCATTCCCTGTGAATGCCTTCGAGGCCGAGTCCCGCCGTGGGGGTAGATTTGAGAAGATGGGGCATACGCCCGGTTATGTCGAGCTTCCGCCGGATGAGTCCTCGACTGAATTCCCCTTCACGCTAGATTTGAGACGGGGTAAAACCAAGCATCTGTAA